One Aegilops tauschii subsp. strangulata cultivar AL8/78 chromosome 2, Aet v6.0, whole genome shotgun sequence genomic window, TTCTGGACAGTGCACAGCCACAAGTCAGGGTGGACGACACGAGCGGTCTTTAGGACCGGCTCATGGCCCGCTCGGTCCGGCCAGGCTCGGTCCTGGCCCGGCATAAAATCCAGCCGGTCCGGGCCCTGCAAACGGGACCGAAAATCCCTCGGTCCGGTCCGGTTAAAGCTCGGACCGAGCGGACCGACGAACACGAGCTATGGCATGGCGGGGGCGTGGCAGGGGCATGTCGGGACGAGGCGGGGGCGTGGCGAGCGCGTGGCCGGAGCTGCATGACGGGCGCGTCGGTCGTGCGCTGGTCAGCGCCGCCGTCGTTCATCCGCGCGGCCATGGGCCTGCATGACGCTGGCAAGCATGTCTAATGGATGCGCCATGCTCGGATCTATGACCTGGAAGGTAGAACTTGAAGCGGGAGGCCCTACACCGCCGTTGTACACCAGTCATCGTGCACCGGCCGTCGTGCCAGATTCTTCATCGCTGTTGCTACCCGAGCTCTGCTTGGCCGCCGTGCCGTCCAGCGTGAGTCACAGCAGTCGCCGGACACCTCCACGACGAGCCCCGCTGCCTGCAGCGCCCTCCCTGCGTCGCCGTGCTCCGGCATGAGCTCTGGGGTGACCACCGGCCGGTCCAAACGAGCCGCTCGATCCGGCTCGGGCTTTCGTTGCTGCGGTCCGGTCCCTGAAAACAGGACCGTGACGCTGCTCGGTCCGGTCCGCTCCGGACCGCCGACGGCCGGTCCAAACGACGGCTCGGTCAGGGCCCGGACCGTGTCCACCCTGAGCCACAGGAAGGTATGATCTTGTCCAGTACAGCATGCGGTACTCCCCTGAAGGTCGGTGCCGGAAGAGGCCGACGAGGTTTTCAACAGGCTCCCCGTCCCGGCGGAGGGCAGCCCACTGCCGTGTGATGGGATTGCAGATGCGGTTGTTGCCGAGGACGAGAAGGCCGTCGCAGGAGGCCGAGATGCGGTAAGAGCAGCCGAACGGGAAATGGAGAGGAGGGCCGAGATCCCCGGACCGGAGGTGGGCGGCGTGAACGCGGGGCTGGACGCTGGCCCTGTCGGGGCGGGATCaagcggcggggcggcggccggcTAGCCCTCGAGCGGAGGAGAGGGCAGGAGGAGCGGCGCGTTAGCGAGCAGAGCAGCCCCAAGCGGGGGACGAAAGGCCAAAGCCCAATCCGGACCACTACTGATGAGTGGGCCCATTGAAGCGTGTGTGCACGCGTTGGGGAAAGAAAATCTTACTATATAGGAGCTAGTACCTTTGttcagtttttttttctttttctttgaggACTAGAGCAGTAAACACTACTCCGACAGACCAGAACATTCAGACAACATTAGGTCTCGCAGGCTGCAGGGAACGTCATCTAGGATCCTCTGATCACCACAGGAAGGCTGCCAACTCATGTGCCAAAGCGTTGTTGCTGCGTTTCACCCAGTTGATTATGGACATAGCTCGCTTGATGTCCATTAACATGCCATAACAGGCCAGACTTCGTTGGGGCCTGGGTAGCAAGCTCTTTGGCGATACTCTCACAATCCATCTCTAGGATCATCCTGTCCCCTGAAGATTTCGGCTAGTTCCTGAAGCGCCAACAGGGCAGCACGGGATTCGGACTCCTCAACGCTGCAGCATGGGGCCTTTGTTCAGTTTTTGCAGCACACACCAACAATTCACGCATGGAGCATGCCCCGCCCGACAAGTAGCTGGGGCGGTGCTCAAGGGGTTGGCCAACACATTGAAACGAACCTTATAGGTAACCTCTCACTTCTCATTCACCAAATCTTAGATTTTTAGATATTTGTGGGAGTTCTTGAGAGATATTTCACCCATTGATCATCTGCTCCTCTCCGTATTTTGACCAAAGCAATCTATGATTTGAGTAATTCTTGagtttttctccttgatcttgtTATTCTTGTAGGTTATAGGAGTACTATGGTGAGAAATCTACTTGTTATTTACCCCTAATAGTTTGTAAAGGTTTGGAGACCGTCTCATGAACTGTTTTGATAAAGGACACTTTTATTAACTAAAAATGTAGCATCATGGGTAACGCCCCAATCTCTGCATAGTTAGAATGCACACAACAAACACCGACAATCTGATAAGTGATAAAATAAAAGCCAACATATTGGCACCAGTAAAGTCGTGGAGAACCGACACTATGCTTATGTCTAAGGAGGTAGTGGTCCGACTCGAAGATTATGCTGTTACCCATATTTGGTTAAAACCTTCCTGACCACCTACTCCAGCCGCAAACACACCGTCTTAAACAACGGTTGCTGCTCTGTTTCGCCTAGTGTAGACCATGTACGATGTCAGTGCATAGGAATAGAGTTTTTGCCATTGAATATCTAATCATTTCTATATAGCCACATCCAGGGCCGGGCCGGCAAAATTCGGGCCCTGTGCCAAACGCTAAAATGAGGCCTACTTTCTTACAAAAAATAAAACCAGTGTATATTCAAGTTATTTATAACTCCTTTATGATGTTGAATTAAATCCTCtaatttttctaaaaaaaatcttATATTTCTAGTAACCAGATTCATATTCTCCAGATATATTTTTAAAGGACATAACTTGTATCTTGAAACACAAGACATCTAGACCAATTAATATAAAAGAGTATAAATGATGGGAAAACAAGACTAAAGGGATACAGCCATGTGACTGCCCTATTTACCTGCTGGTTGTTGCTGTCAGCGTTGCGGGCGCTGCTGATGCCGGCGGCCGCCGTCCCTCTGCTGCGTCGTCAGGTTGCATCTGTCGAACGGCTGCTGCGTCGTTAGGGTTAGTGCGAACGATGGGTATTAGGATAGCCATGGATTAGCGACCTATGCATGCGACGCTATCAGGCCCTTTCGGCTGCTGATGTGCTGCTAATTTGGGGGCTCCTGCCACCTGGAGGCCCTGTGCGGCCGCACCGGCCGCACACCCGGCCTAGGCCTGGCCATATCGACCAGAATAAGGTAGACGCTCTCACCCTTATTAGTGTGCTAAAACTATTTGAAATTCCATCCAACCAATGACCATAAATATTGTCGACATATACAAATTGGACGCTATTTGGATGACTGACCACGTAGAGCATACAAATTTACACTAAAAAAAGCTATTTGATTGTCTCATCGTGAGTACAAAACCTACACTACTTACTTCCTTGCCAATTGGGACGAGACAAGTTGTCTTTGGTTATCACAACTCCCCTCTAGAGATACCACAAAAAAAAAAATTGACTTTTAGTGAAATCTTTGACTTTCAAATTTGCTTATTATTTTTCACTGGGATCTCAGAATGCGAAAAAGCATGATACATAGTCGACTGTGAATGACCTAGAAGTAGTGAGATTCCAACGAAAAACATCCCGTCCTTGTATCATGTTAATCAAATCTAATCTAGATTGAAGATTTTGCCATGACAAAAGACATGGGCCTAGCACTAGTGGTTGAGAATCGCATTTGTTGCGATATCTCAAGGGTAATAGGGTGAACCTTTGTGATATTGGTGTGACTTTGTGGTAGCACTCATCCCTCCAACGGTGATTAGCTTCCCTCAAAGGAAGTGAACATCAGGATACATCCTCATCTTCGTATCATTGTTTATCCCTAACTCTAACTACCTAATTATGGTTTAATTTAGTCACTTGACCTTGCACTTGATATATCATATTCTGTTGCTTATTCATGATTGCATTGTGACCGGTTCACTACACTTGTTATCTAACCTAGCAATTGTTTAGGCTCGACTTTATATCCCACATTTTTTTAGAACTTTGTAATAAtcaattaaaatttgtaattgtacttATTCATCACCCCCTTTAGGTTCATCTCGTTCCTTTTGACCTTCCCACCATCGGTCTTAGTTTCAGCCGACGATATAGATCGAGTCAACCTCCCCTATGTCCATGTTGTTTGGAGAAGATAGACAATGAAATATCTGAACCTTAAATGGTAAACAAAAAAATATGCACTGTAATTTAGATGATTACCTCCTAAACTAGGTTTGTAACTTAGATTAGTTTTGTAAGTTACATGCCAATTTCAAACTTGGTCTACAACTAAGGTACATGACATGTGTCACTCCAACATGATTCTACTCTTTATCACGCTTGCACAAACCAGTACAATTGCTATAGACATAGAGGAAGTCGAATTTGCATGGCATCGGTGGCCCAGGTCTTACGAATAGGCATCTCTTAGACACAAATTATGGGCCATGACTTAACCCTTGATCCACTATTATCAAATTTGGTAGCAGTCTCCGCGAATAACCTAGGCATTATTTTACAGATTAAGAGGTCACACTTGTGTAGATCCATGCCACCAAGTGCATGCACCTGTCCTACCCGATTACATTTAAACAGTCATCAGTAATGTCTTCAATCTTCGGTTCCAGCTTGACATGCATTTGTCCATCCATGCATTTTAGCTACCGGCCTTCAAGGTCCGTAATGATCATCTCGAAGTTGCCCGACGTGTCCTCCTTCATGTCGCGAAGGTCGGCCGGAGTGCTCACCGGCACGCAGACCACCGGCCGAAGTGGCCGCCATGGCACCTGATGCTGTGACAGCATGGGGATCACAACAGCCATTTGCGGGCGTTGGCTCGGGCTCTCTTGAACGCACAACAGCCCTACCTGGATGCACGTCGACGCCTGCTCTAGCTCCGCTAGGAAGCATTGATCGCGCACAGTTGGGTCAAGGAGCTTGAGGCATTTGTTTTCTTCAAATAGCTTCCATGCCTGCAAAATTTTATTCTATTTTGTTAAGGTCAACAAGCTTGAGACTTGGGTGTGGAGGCACGGAATTTCAAATTAGAATAAGTGTTATAGAATCACATAAATCTCTTCTTTTCAGTTGCATGAAAGGTAATTGATTGATTACATGAGCTATGAGGTTGAAATTTCGTTGGTTCCTCCTCCCACTGACGATCTCCAGCAGCAACACACCAAAGCTGTACACATCCTGCATGAATGATACCATGCCATCCATGGCGTACTCGGGTGCCATGTAACCACTGTCACCACACGACACCATACAAAAGGTGTAAGAAAGTCCAGCTATAGAAATAAAAATTTGATGTAAATTATAGCACTTGACCATTGGTTCGGTTATGCAAAGTTGTAGTTCTTACTATGTCCCAACAATCCTTTCCGTGACGGTGGAATCCTGGTTGTTGCCGATGCTGCTGAACAGCTTTGCGATTCCGAAATCCGATATCTTGGCGGCCATCTCCCCATTAAGGAGAACATTGGCCGCCTTGAGATCTCGGTGGATCATAGTGTGCCTCGAGTCCTGGTGAAGGTAGAGAAGCCCTCTGGCAATGTCAAGGATGATGTCCATCCTAGTCTTCCAGCTCAAAGTGGCACGCCTCCTCAGATCTGTTTGCAATTTTGCATAATTTAATTTTTCGAGTTGAGTTTTGACAGTACAAATGGTGGCAAGTGTTTTGCTAACTGGGGGTAAAAAGACACACACCAAAGATGAAGCTATCCAAGCTCTTGTTACTCATGTACTCGTAGACGAGTATCCTGTCAGAGCAATGGATGCAGCAGCCAAGCAAGCGTACAAGGTTGCGATGTTGCAGCCTGGCAATTAGGTCCACCTCGTTCTTGAACTCTTTCAGGCCTTGCACTCTGTTATCAGTTGACAACTTCTTCACTGCAATTTCCTGGCCATCTTGCATTTGACCCTGGTAAATTTAGTTCATTTAGTCTCTCAACACGCAGCCTGCCATCTCACCAAGTCATGCATGAGTGCCACAACATAATTAATCCTTGCAATAATGCATATAATGTTTTTAGACAAACACATGTCATTAGCCTATCATCTTATGCATGTGGCACGGAAAATTGACTGGAGTTGGCACTACGTATTAATCGTTGGGATTGGATTAAAGGGTGAAAATTGGAAGCGAAGAaggcaagacattaatagcagtATTGGCTGCATGGTCCTCTATTCACAAATATTGAAGCAAATTTTCCTGGAAATTCTAAATTGCTACAAGACTTTTTGGAGATGGGTCGAAGAAAATGAAAGAGGGAATGCAATATATTAATCAGACTTGAGAAGTTTTTCCATTAATGTGTTAAATTTAATTTATTTTCAAAATTATTCTAAACCTTAAGGTTATAATGTAAATCAATTTTTATTGGGTTGCAGTAAAAATATTTCCTAGCTACTTTCTTAGGGGAATCATCTAGTGTGTCATACAACTACTACATGCCTAGTACTAGCTACTATCTAACTGTTGTTTATATGACCGCAGGAAATTTCAGTTCTGATTGACATAGATGGATTGTACTATTGCAATGTGTAAATCATTATCACCTTGTAAACAATGCCGAAGCCACCACGCCCGATTTCATTCTCGGGGCAGAATCCACCGGTGGCGGCTCTAATGGTTTCAAAATGGTATGTCGGGCAGTCGCCTCTCATGATGTCATCAAACATGGTAGCTGAATTTTTTTGAGAAGGAAGCTACATGACATGAGCAATAGAGCAAGTAGCAGTTTCAGATTGTCCTTCCGAAACACACCAAGGACTCTCACCTTCTTTTCTGCGCCAGACCTTTTTCCAAATCAAGAAGCCAAGCCATAGCAGAAGTAACCCAAACCCTATTATCAATATAGTGATGACTGCGACAAACTTCTTAGTCTTGACTGGCTCTGTAGATGCAGTCGCAGTGTCTGCGTTGAGTTAAATATAATGGGTGAAAATTGCGGGATCCATGAGTAAGAGTGAAGTGCACCGATCATAATGTCTGAGCTTGACATGTTTGTCCTAGTAGGCTATTGATAAGTACACAGCAGTTCCTGAAAATATCATTCCGTGCACTTACAGTGGCAATGTTTGATTAGCTATAGGGTCAAAGTTAATTGTTTTCCTTCGATAATGTCCTATTTAGAGGAAAATGAAAATTAAACCCTCATTCAGAGTCCTAGTTAGTGTATGATTTGTTTAAGTAACTATGTGAAATTTTATAATCTTGAAGTAGTGACGCTATGTGGAGACTAGATCGTCATTGACCAATATGATATTTATTTACGACTCAACTGGACATGATTCCTCTCTTTTATAAAAaacagttttgctaaagcacatctagagtGCCAAAATTCCATGGGCAGCCTTGATTAACTAGAAGTCATccatttcccgcaaaaaaaaaagaagtaatccatttcccgcaaaaaaataaactactccctccgttcctaaatgtaagtctttttagacatttcaaataaACTACAACATACacatgtatgtagacatattttagagtgtagattcactcattttgctccgtatatagtcacttgctggaatctctagaaagacttatatttgggaacggagggagtagaagtcATCCATAATTTTTGTTTGGTATCTCGGTGAATTACACGGCTGCGGGACGTGGAGATTACTTGGTGCAAATTTGCACTATAAAGATTGACTTAACTTATAACATCAACTGGTCAGACTATTCTTTTCTAGAATTAACTGATGGCTCGAAAAGTGCCCCAACTATTGAATATAAGATATAAGATGAATAAGATCGACTTACCTTTCTTGAACCAGAAGTTCCAACATGAATTGCCTTTGACTAATCCATAGTTAAAGGCAGTGTATTTGGTCTCGTTAGGTCAACCGTTTGACCAACAATTACTCTATTAATATATACCCTATTTGTGGGGTATATTAATATATACTTCATGTAACATAAAATTGATGTCACAAGATTTGTCTTTCAACAAATTTTTTTTTGGTTATGATTTTGTATTCCAAAAATTGCATAGTACTCTCCCTCCATATCAAAATATAAGACAAGATGTTATGTTACAATGCAATAATGTCgaaaaatgtcttatattttgatacCGAGGGAGTAATTGTTTAATTATTTGTCCTTACAAAAACTAACATGAAGGTAACATAGAGAGAGGTTTCGTTAAAAGGGAGAGAACGGTTCCGCCCCGGAAAAGTAGGATTGCACGAGGCGATCAAGGGAGGCGACGAGGGTTCCCTTGCGCGCTGCCGGTGACGCCGCCGGTTCCCTCTCTCTCCGTCGGCCGCTCCGGCGGCGGGAGGGAGGGGGAACCTCGGGTCTGTTCGCTAGGTGGGTGTGTGGTAGGGTTAGGGTTGAGGGAGACGCTGCCGAGGCCGTTGCGGTGGTGTCGCGTCGGAATAAGTTTCTCCGGGCTCCGTTCGCGGTCAGGCGAGGCTTTTGCCTTCGTCTAGGAGCCAGCGGGGTTGGGGATCCCCGGATTTCGTCAAGGTCACGGTCTATGGTGGCTGGAGGTCCATCGGCACTGGCCGTGTGGGTCCTCAGATGGGCGATGGATGCAGGGAGACGAAgacctttcttcttccttgttgGTATGATTTTCTGTTGCTgttcttctccttcctctgcgTTGATACTGGTGGGAGATCCTGCTTTGTCCGGGCGGATGGCCCGGCCGCGGTGCTGGGCCGGTCGGATGACTCGAGTTCTCTTCCTTCCGGAAGCGACACTTTTCACGGTACTCAAAGCCAAAGATGGCAACGGCTGTTGCAGGTGTGTTGGATTGATGTCCATGCCCTCTCAACGCTGGTGTCAAGAAAGGAGGAAGCAGCGTGACGGCAATTGTACCATGGTCGAAGATGATGACCTGTTTGCGACTGGTTGCAGATCCTTCTGCTGCAGGGGTCTTCTCTCAAGATTCAGGGATGATGACACAGGGCTCGGGAGAtcttcttgtgttatggttgtctTAGGGTACTCTTGGTGTTCATGGTCCTTTGTGTTTGCATTTCAGTGTGCTTATAAGGGTGAACTACTTTGTACTGATTCGTGATATGAACGGAAAAATTctcaaagaaaaaaagagaggtTTCGTTGCAAATTTATTTACATAGTTTACTATTTACCTAGTTCAGAGACGTTGCATAATTTTCTTTGGATGTGCATCTCGGGTGAGTCGTGGACCTGAAAGTTGCAGGTCTTTCTTATGTGTTTTTTCCCTTACGACTACGGAAAGGATGTACACGACTACGGAGGCAACACGCGAGCACTTCTGCAACCACACGCTAGACACCGATAAAGATGGGAGATATATCCATGAATAGTCACACTAAATTCTTACAGAATAAGCTGGTGTCCATTTCGGAATTGATTGGTAGGGAGAAGGAGCAAAGTCAAACAAACAGCATCGTGCAAGACTGGTACTAGTATTTTAGAACATTCACTGTACTGCAGGTTAATTAATGTGACACTACGTCTTGACAGAGAAGCATGGGATGGGTCCTGTGACACCGAACCAATCTATTTAGGACAAATAATCCTACTTGGTCAAATTGATTTGGTTCAATTCCTATCTATTGTTCAAACTATTCCAAACATTTGCGGAGTCCTGTATTTATTTTCTTTGCATGGCCTAATTTCCTGAGATACGCGAGTCGTAGAATGTTTTAAGTACGTTCAGCGGTGTGAGTGTGTACTGTTCATCTATTGTAATAGTTGTTTCCCAAAAGAAGAAATATGTTTCTTTTGCGGGGAAAAGAAGTACGTTTATTGTCATTTCTTAGATAGGTTTGAATGGGGTCCAGCTAATACAGGTCTGCTAGCTAGTTATCCTATATATAACTAAGTATGTTTATATGCTTTCATGGTATTTTTTATGTTACTGTTTGGTGGAGAAAAACAACATTTATTTGGCACTCCAACTACCAAGCACTGAGCTATTGCAAATCAACTCTTGGTGGAGGGCTTCATCATCTTCAAGCTGCACTTGTGCCTTAGATTCTTCATCTTTGCTTGTTGATGGTAGGAAGCTTGTTAGCTGCTTGCCTAGCACTATGTACCTTTCTAGTTGTTTCTTTCTTTCGATTTTTAAGTTTTGGTTGTTGTAATCCTGGCCAGTTGATGACTTTGCTAATTCAAAGTTGGGCTCGAGTTGAGCATTCGTTCTAAAAAAATAACTCTTGGTAAAGGGGAAGACGAGATgtgtgttcactaaaacggttaTAACTTTATCATAGGAAGTTTGTATCTggcccacaagtactcaaaactCTCGCGACAAGTGTGCAAATATAAAAATACACTCGGATTGCGCCAGCAGCCCTGGATGGCCCTCAAATTTGGTCTTTAAGTTGGACTTTTTTCCCTCAAAAGTGAAAGGACATCATTCACCGCAGTTTTTTTAGTCTGGTTGCGGAACCCATTGACACTTCTTTAGGAAGGAAAATTCAAGAGATTAATTATGATAAGTATAAACAGGGAATGACTAATGCGCGCTTGCGTTCGAGCAATCGGTTTCAGACCATCCAAATACGAGACTGGGGATGAAGAACTAGTTGGCGTGATTAGTTGGGACTAGACAAAATTCGggtgccccccctcccccccccccccccccccccccccaacctgAAAATCCTTGTGGATTTGATGGAGCGTTTTAACTAGCCTCATGGTGGGTCCTACTTCATACGATTGAGTTACCATAAAACAAGTTTGTCTGAAATGCGCTTGCGGGTTTGGTCGATTCGCTCGCTGGAGCGAGCCAACGCCAAAGAGTCTTTTCAGTATAAACATTAGTCTGTTTGGTAAGGAGAAGTAGTGTTTTctacacatgctctatgatcgGGTCAATCCCATTTGATCATATATTCAAGAAAGTCTAACGAGTATGCACCTTAGTGCAGTGAGAGCCAAAGTATTTTTTCAATCTTCAATCGATAAGGGCTGAAATAACCGGTTATTGGAAATCTCAGAAATCTTGGTTATTTATACTACTCGAAATGATTTGAACAAATTTGAATAAGAAAATCGGTTATTCCAGCCCGGTTTTTTATGAGATAAATATGTATAGGTTTTTCAATGTTTGTCTAACGGTTTCGGGGGTAGTTGGCCGGTTACAGGAAATTCCAACGGGGAAAAAAATATTGGAGGGAGCTAATTACCTAGGTCGGACTTTGCCAGCCTGACGAAGAGATCCTGCCCGCCGTCGATGAACCGCGTGTCCACCAGCTCGCCGAACCACAGAATGCACCCGctccctccaccaccaccacggaTGTCCGACGCGGCGTACGCCGTGCAGGAGCAGTTGGCCAGGCACCTCCGGCCGCACTCCTCGAGCGAGGCGCCGGCGTCCACGCTGCTGCCGTGCGTCTCAGGCAGCTTCACGCCGCGCAGGGCGTGGA contains:
- the LOC109733180 gene encoding receptor-like serine/threonine-protein kinase SD1-8 isoform X2; amino-acid sequence: MRLRLGKNVLTLSETVVSAFSWEIMSHRRLFLATLSVLLLAASGVAANNTLTRRSAIGGDQRLVSPGDIFQLGLFPLANGTKWYLGIWFTVSPAAVIWVANRDRPLNASSSGTVTLSGAGDLVLLDAASNNETVWSSNSSAAAPSAVAQLDDNGNLVLADAAGAVLWQSFDHPTNTYVSEMRIGKDVGTGAEWSLSSWRHAYDPSASDFRYVMDTRGSPELHIWRKGRKTYRTGPWNGLRFSGIPEMATYKGMFEFQFTDTADEVSYMYHACDGSPPSRVVLHESGVIKRMVWDSAALRWRSFWSGPRDECDRYGVCGAFGVCNEVDAVVCSCVWGFLPRSPVEWGMRNASGGCARSTPLQCGGGAGDEDGFHALRGVKLPETHGSSVDAGASLEECGRRCLANCSCTAYAASDIRGGGGGSGCILWFGELVDTRFIDGGQDLFVRLAKSDLEPVKTKKFVAVITILIIGFGLLLLWLGFLIWKKVWRRKEATMFDDIMRGDCPTYHFETIRAATGGFCPENEIGRGGFGIVYKGQMQDGQEIAVKKLSTDNRVQGLKEFKNEVDLIARLQHRNLVRLLGCCIHCSDRILVYEYMSNKSLDSFIFDLRRRATLSWKTRMDIILDIARGLLYLHQDSRHTMIHRDLKAANVLLNGEMAAKISDFGIAKLFSSIGNNQDSTVTERIVGTYGYMAPEYAMDGMVSFMQDVYSFGVLLLEIVSGRRNQRNFNLIAHAWKLFEENKCLKLLDPTVRDQCFLAELEQASTCIQVGLLCVQESPSQRPQMAVVIPMLSQHQVPWRPLRPVVCVPVSTPADLRDMKEDTSGNFEMIITDLEGR
- the LOC109733180 gene encoding receptor-like serine/threonine-protein kinase SD1-8 isoform X1, translated to MRLRLGKNVLTLSETVVSAFSWEIMSHRRLFLATLSVLLLAASGVAANNTLTRRSAIGGDQRLVSPGDIFQLGLFPLANGTKWYLGIWFTVSPAAVIWVANRDRPLNASSSGTVTLSGAGDLVLLDAASNNETVWSSNSSAAAPSAVAQLDDNGNLVLADAAGAVLWQSFDHPTNTYVSEMRIGKDVGTGAEWSLSSWRHAYDPSASDFRYVMDTRGSPELHIWRKGRKTYRTGPWNGLRFSGIPEMATYKGMFEFQFTDTADEVSYMYHACDGSPPSRVVLHESGVIKRMVWDSAALRWRSFWSGPRDECDRYGVCGAFGVCNEVDAVVCSCVWGFLPRSPVEWGMRNASGGCARSTPLQCGGGAGDEDGFHALRGVKLPETHGSSVDAGASLEECGRRCLANCSCTAYAASDIRGGGGGSGCILWFGELVDTRFIDGGQDLFVRLAKSDLDTATASTEPVKTKKFVAVITILIIGFGLLLLWLGFLIWKKVWRRKEATMFDDIMRGDCPTYHFETIRAATGGFCPENEIGRGGFGIVYKGQMQDGQEIAVKKLSTDNRVQGLKEFKNEVDLIARLQHRNLVRLLGCCIHCSDRILVYEYMSNKSLDSFIFDLRRRATLSWKTRMDIILDIARGLLYLHQDSRHTMIHRDLKAANVLLNGEMAAKISDFGIAKLFSSIGNNQDSTVTERIVGTYGYMAPEYAMDGMVSFMQDVYSFGVLLLEIVSGRRNQRNFNLIAHAWKLFEENKCLKLLDPTVRDQCFLAELEQASTCIQVGLLCVQESPSQRPQMAVVIPMLSQHQVPWRPLRPVVCVPVSTPADLRDMKEDTSGNFEMIITDLEGR